The genome window AAAGGGACAAAAGTTAAACTTCGATAATTTgcactccctctgtttcaatttataattttatatgacAACTTTACttattagtctgttccaaaaagaatgacacatttctatatttggaaacaatttaacttttaaactttctattttacctattttacccttaatgaaagcttctatagccacacaaatgttatggctTCAAAAAGCTTTTAACCTTTATGTTTtaaagaccacaagtttcaaaagattttttttcttaaactacgtGACGAGTCAAAGTGCATCATATAAATTGGAATGGAGGGAGTATATATTTAGTTAGTTAGACAATAGCAGGAAAAGCACAAATGTTGTCTATAAACCAGATCCTTAATTAGCTATAGGACTTCGAAAACATTTTGTGACCACTAGCTCTTCTCATTTTTAAAATATTGTTTTTCCACTCAAACAGAACATGTAATACCCCTTTTTTATTCTTAATAAATTTAGTTGCTTCACATTTTCCAGCTTGATAAAGTTAGTTGCTTCACATTTTCCTAGTAGACACATTTTTCAATAACTTCTGCGACACTCAAACAGACTGTTGACCGCTTCTAGAATTTTGGGATAGCTACAATAAGGTATAGATGCTTTTGTAAGTGATTTATAAGTCAAAAATTGTACATCAAAAGGAAGTAATACCTTCAATCATGTCTCACAAATAGAATATCTAGATTCTCACAAGAATCAGACCAAACAAAATATGTGAGTTTCATACTTCAGAAAGAGTCATTATTTCAGCTTGTTGAGCTCCGTTGGGGGCATTAATTTGTCATGGGTACAAGAAAAGGATAAACATTGCCAGGCTACCAGCTGAAAAATCAGCCACTCATACAGCCAAGGTCCACTAACAACCAGCTGAAGATAACCAAACCAAAGCAAATCTAATTGAACGCACAGGGAAGGAAAGCGGAAGAGGGAGGAAGAGCCAAAGAGGATGAAGTACAGGAACTGAAGAACATGTGCGGATGACAAGAAGTTTCATTCTTATTACAATGCTAGATGCGCAATGGTTGTTCAGTCGCTGCAACAACAAAATAAGGAGCACAGCTTATTTGTGTAAAGCAGATTGTTGTCGTTTATCAACCTAATGGCAGTAACTTTGTTGAAATTTTGTAAAGACTGTCTTACACATCAGATCAAGCACAAAGGTACACGAGCAAACAAAGTCTGAAACCGTATAAATGAagttcaaaattttttggggttTAGGTCTGGGTAGAAAGTTCAGAAGGCATGTAAAAACAAAAAGTAGCACTTACTAAGTGCTTCTATGAGCATATTTGGCTTCAATGCCTTCAACTTCTGCACTGTCTCAGTGAAATGACCGCTTCCTTGATCAGGTAAATCATCACGGTCAACACTGGTAAGTACAACGTAATCTAAACCCCACGACGCAATGGCCTCAGCCACATTGGCAGGTTCATTTGGGTCAGGAGGAGGTGGAGTGCGTGATGTCTTCACATTGCAGAATCTGAAATTTCAAAGAGCAGAAATTAGTCAATGATTGTTCACATGGATCAAAATCCTTGTTATCCGTCCCTAAAGCAAATTTAAACCCCAGCTACTTTAAGACATCTCCTCTAACCTTCCCAATAACCAACTGTGCAAGTACACTAAAACAGGTGCgctgagagaaaaagagagagataagccatgaaaaaacaaaaaagaaacctTCTGGTTTCTCATCCCCTTTCTTACAGAAGCCCTTCAAAAACCCACTACACTCTTAGCAACATGGCTGTGAAAGTCTAAACTAGCTTTCTATCCATTATTGTTATATATTCAGTTCCTTAAGACTATCCACTGCAATAATATTTTCGCATGTCAATTCATTTCCACCATTCAGCTCATTTAGCATTATTCTTATAGACAGTACTCAGTAGTGTCTAGGAGGCCAGGTAAAGTGTTCCCATGTTATCTACTTTGTTGAACATATCAACAAAGATATCAAGTTCGGTTCCTTTCTCACCACAGAAACATAAACGAAGTGGCAAAGAGATGAATCCAATCACGCTTACACCTTCCTATAACTTCCTTCCCCTACTCCCCCCACCCCAAACAAAAGAGAAGTGTTTCCCTTTGTTCTAAGTATCAATTGCCAGCAAATGCAATTTTTCAAAAGAACTGATCTTTCTTTTTTACAACGCGAAAAAAACAATCTTTATTTATGATAAGGAAAAAAAACAATCTTTTCCCATAGCACAGATTCCCTAAGCACGGAAGATGCGATCATGTACAGCAAAAAATCCAAATTAATATCAATCAACTATAACTCAATCCAAAACTAATTAGAATCAGCAATAAAATCAAAATGCATAAACAAAGTTCAAAGTAATGTACATGACCTGCAACCACGGGTACAAGTATCACCGAGAATCATAATGGTAGCGGTAGCAGTACCAGTTTCACCACCGGACCAACACTCTCCCAAATTAGGGCATTTAGCCTCTTCACACACAGTGTGAAGTTTCAATTCCCTCAATTTCTTCTTGATGTGCGTGTATTTCTCTCCTCCAGGTATGGCTTCCTTCATCCATTTCGGTTTTGGAAGCGGCTTCTTCTTCGTGCCTACCTCAACCGAGTACTCTTTATCCGATTGGAGCCTAATGAAGTCCGATAGCGTCAGTGATTCCGCTGCTAGCCGGTGGCGGAGTCCCTCGAGGGTTTGAGCGTATTGAGGTGGGGAGGCTGGTGTGGCGATGGAAGAAGAGAAGAATTGAGGTAAGATATAGTGGTGGTGGTGATTGTGACGGGATTTGAGTGATCGGAAAACGAGGGATGTGAAACGGGAATTCATTTTCCGGCGGATTTGGATGTGCTATTGTTGCCGGATAGAGGGGAGAAGGATTAGAAAAATTGGATTTTAATTTCCCGGCGGAAATTGGATGGTTGGAAAGGTGCGGGGCCCACGGAATGGGTGATCTGGTCCCACCCATCGATCTCTAAGTAATGCAAGCACAATCTATTGCATGTGTATGCTAATTTTTTTTAGGATTTTTAGGTATCTGGACTAATTTTTATTTCACACTTATACGTACAGGTATCTGATGAGCACACTCCACTTCaaaccaagaggttgtgaattcgagtcaccccaaaagtAAGGTGGGTAGTTTTTGGAAGAAGAAAGTCATCTATCGAAAACAGTCATCTATCGAAAACAGTctttctaccccagggtaggggtaagatttgCGAACTCACTATCCtcccccagaccccactagtaagattatattgggttgttgttgtacttatagATACAGGTATAGAGTAATTCTAATTTCCAACTACCAAAACTTAGGcggataaaaaaaaattacttaataGAATACAGAATTTGCTTAAAATATATATTGAATAGCTAAATTTTAGGAAAGAAACACAATTTGGTGCGACAATAGATTCTTAACGGAAAAAGCCCACAAACAAAGAAGGTTGGTATATAGAGATTAGTTAGtacttaatatttattttatcctgaaaatttaaatttaaatttttaatttcagGACAATTAAGGATATTTGTATCCtaactaaaaaattaaaattcacaaTACATTGGTCAATTCCTAAATAGCAGCCTTTAAAGTGGCTACATAGTGTCATTTCTATGTTCTCAACA of Nicotiana tomentosiformis chromosome 7, ASM39032v3, whole genome shotgun sequence contains these proteins:
- the LOC104113247 gene encoding lipoyl synthase, mitochondrial: MNSRFTSLVFRSLKSRHNHHHHYILPQFFSSSIATPASPPQYAQTLEGLRHRLAAESLTLSDFIRLQSDKEYSVEVGTKKKPLPKPKWMKEAIPGGEKYTHIKKKLRELKLHTVCEEAKCPNLGECWSGGETGTATATIMILGDTCTRGCRFCNVKTSRTPPPPDPNEPANVAEAIASWGLDYVVLTSVDRDDLPDQGSGHFTETVQKLKALKPNMLIEALTPDFLGDPGCVEKVAKSGLDVFAHNIETVEELQSVVRDHRANFKQSMDVLKMAKDYAPAGTLTKTSIMLGCGETPEQVVKTMEKVRAAGVDVMTFGQYMRPSKRHMPVSEYITPEAFENYRVLGTQMGFRYVASGPMVRSSYKAGEFYIKSMIESDRAASSS